The following DNA comes from Neoarius graeffei isolate fNeoGra1 chromosome 25, fNeoGra1.pri, whole genome shotgun sequence.
gctaatagtttgtttgttttgtctgtaaccgcttattctaTGCAGAGTTgcagggcaaactggagcctatcccagctgaacatGGCTGaaagaccctggacaagtcaccagctcatcgcagggctgacacacacatagacacacaaataaccattcacacagtcaatttagagccaccaattaacctaacctgcatgtctttggactgtgggaggaaacctacgcagacacagggagaacatgcaaactccacacagaaaggcccttgtcagccactgggttcgaacccagaaccttcttgctgtgaggcgacagtgctaaccactacaccaccgtgccaggttaggctaattggtggctctaaattgactgtgtgaatggttattttcaAAGCCAGCCCTATGAAGATTGGGATAACTGTTAGCACATTATAGCTacagttatacaaccccgattccaaaaaagttgggacaaagtacaaattgaaaataaaaatggaatgcaataatttacaaatctcaaaaactgatattatattcataatcgaacatagacaacatatcaaatgttgaaagtgagacattttgaaatttcataccaaatattggctcatttgaaatttcatgacagcaacacgtcaaaaaagttgggacaggggcaataagaggctggaaaagttaaaggtacaaaaaaggaacagctggaggaccaaattgcaactcattaggtcaattggcaataggtcattaacatgactgggtataaaaagagcatcttggagtggcagcggctctcagaagtaaagatgggaagaggatcaccaatccccctaattctgcgctgacaaatagtggagcaatatcagaaaggagttcgacagtgtaaaattgcaaagagtttgaacatatcatcatctacagtgcataatatcatcaaaagattcagagaatctggaagaatttctgtgcgtaagggtcaaggccggaaaaccatactgggtgcccgtgatcttcgggcccttagacggcactgcatcacatacaggcatgcttctgtattggaaatcacaaaatgggctcaggaatatttccagagaacattatctgtgaacaaaattcaccgtgccatccgccgttgccagctaaaactctatagttcaaagaagaagccgtatctaaacatgatccagaagcgcagacatcttctctgggccaaggctcatttaaaatggactgtggcaaagtggaaaactgttctgtggtcagacgaatcaaaatttgaagttctttatggaaatcagggacgccgtgtcattcggactaaagaggagaaggatgacccaagttgttatcagcgctcagttcagaagcctgcatctctgatggtatggggttgcattaatgcgtgtggcatgggcagcttacacatctggaaagacaccatcaatgctgaaaggtatatccaggttctagagcaacatatactcccatccagacgacgtctctttaagggaagaccttgcattttccaacatgacaatgccaaaccacatactgcatcaattacagcatcatggctgcgtagaagaagggtccgggtactgaactggccagcctgcagtccagatctttcacccatagaaaacatttggcgcatcataaaacggaagatacgacaaaaaagacctaagacagttgagcaactagaatcctacattagacaagaatgggttaacattcctatccctaaacttgagcaacttgtctcctcagtccccagacgtttacagactgttgtaaagagaaaaggggatgtctcacagtggtaaacatggacttgtcccaacttttttgagatgtgttgttgtcatgaaatttaaaatcacctaatttttctctttaaatgatacattttctcactttaaacatttgatatgtcatcaatgttctattctgaataaaatatggaattttgaaacttccacatcattgcattccgtttttatattcagcaaaaataaaaacttgacactcattatttttcagatagtgtttagaaacttttcttgaaagagttcttgttgtgattatggttaaatgcattgtcaagggcattacgtcacacattcattctactggtcgggcctacgtagcacgtgcgagagcactgcacgctaaaatcacgtttccacgtgacacaaatgacgtgacctattgatacacgtgcaattgagctCACGGTAGCAgattagagtgtcatctcagaaaaacaaggttttatggttaattatttgttaatttgcaatgccacgactgtcaaacattcagcgtgaacgtgccattggcatgctgaatacgggaacatccgtcactgacgttgcgagggttatgggatgcagtcgacagaccatccataatctccaaacatgtctccatcaaactggcaccacaggaaccactggaaccctccacagaacttgcagaagcttggtgccatgttggtacaaatatggcggcgcattccccaagctgtgttcagacgcatcatccaatccatgaggagacgttgtatcgcagttgtgaacgcccatggaggacacacccaatattgacatgatttcattaagttgtgactcacagtttttgatcatggacattgtcgtcgcatttccggtggaaccgattccatgacaaacatgatctgtatgctatagtatctttaatgacaagataattgaatactattgactttgaaacgagtgtaaagtttttatttttgttgagtttatttacaatttgtgttttgtcccaacttttttggaatcagggttgtagatatacagtgtcttgcaaaaatattcatcctgcttggtgtttgtcctgttttgtcgcattacaagctggaatgaaaattaatttttaaggggttagcaccatttgatttacatagcatgcctaccacttcaaaagtgcaaagtgttttttttttattgtgacacaaacaatatttaagatgaaaaaaaccagaaatctggagtgtccataggtattcaccccgccaaagtcaatactttgtagagccaccttttgctgcaattacagctattagcttagcacatctagcccctgggatttttgcccattcctcaaggcaaaactgctccaactccttcaagttagatggggtgcattggtgtacagcaatcttcaagttatgccacagattctcaattggattgaggtctgggctttgattaggccattccaagacatttaaatgtttccctttaaaccactccagtgtagctttagcagtttctttagggtcattgtcctgctggaatgtgaaccttcatcccagtctcaaacctctggccgactcaaagaggttttcctccagaattgccctgtgtttagtgccatccatccttccttcaatcctgagcagctttcctgtccctgaagatgaaaaatatccccacagtatgatgctgccaccaccatgcttcactgtaggaatggtgttctcagggtaatgggaagtgttgggtttgtgccacacatggcatttcccatgatggccaaaaaagttcagttttagtctcatctgaccagagaatcttcttccatgtatttggggagtctggcacatgctgttgggcaaactccaaacgggtttgttttttttttttaaagcaatggcttttttttcttctttcaagtcaagtcaactttattgtcaaatatgctatacatgctcaacatacagcacagatgaaatttcagtcctctctgacccacggtgcaaacaggcaatgcaataaataaaaatagaataattgaaaaaacaaacaaacaatataaacagtataaacactctagataggaactagacatagactaaacactcagacaaacaatataaacagtataaataaacagtataaacactagataagaagaactagacatagactaaacactcagacaatataaacagtgtaaacagtgTAAACTGGCCacccttccataaagccccactctgtgaagcatatggcttaaagtggtcctacagACAGATAGGAGTATCTCCATTGtgaatctttggtgtctttgttgcatctctgattaatgccctccttgcccggtctgtgagttttggtaggaagccttctcttgtcaggtttgtagtggtgccatattctttccattttgctataatggatttaacggtgctccatgggatattcaaagtgtggggtatttttttttttttataacccagccctgatctatacttctccacaactttgtctctcacctgtttggaggctccttggttttcatgttgcttgcttagtagtgttgcagagtcagggtccttccagaacagattgatttatacagacatcatgtgatggatcatgtgacaccttgattgcacacaggtggatcttaatcaactaatgatgtgacttatgaagtgaattggttggaccagatcgtttaggggtttcatacgaaagggtgtGCATACTCCAGGTTTCtgtgttttcatcttaattattgtttgtgtcacaataaaacaacaatttgcccctttaaagtggtaggcatgttgtgtaaatcaaatggtgctaactctccaaaaatccaaaaatgtaattccagtttgtaatgtgacaaaacaggacaaacagtcACAAATACCTTTGCAAGACACTAGCCACAAGTAATGATACTCAAGTCGGCATTTAAAATTTGCTATCTGACACTGGCTCAGATCACTTTGTAGCAAACCTCCCCATCCTCCCTTTTTTGTCAACCTTTTAATCCTTTAGCCTTTGATGACAGAAAGCAACTGGGCTGTGGTATCCAGGGGAACTGGGGTCACTCAGTGTGTGTTCTCTCCTCTCTGTAATCCAGCAAGTGAGCAATCTGTGCCCATGGGGCTACAATATTTATACATTATTATGAGCATAAAAGTACATCTGTGGTAGAGAGGGTGTGCATGTTTAAACATGACAATGTTTTCACATTGATCGTGTAATGAGGGCCACTGTTATAGTTAAAATGATATTAGTTTACCTCGTGGTTATGTCAGAAGAGCATCTGCTTTTAAAACATAATAGTAGCATCCTGGAGACATTACATAATTGCTTGAAATGTTCCAGATAATTGGAGATCTCCCTGGTAAAAATACTGTATTTTATTCCAAGCACCTCAGCAGTAAAAGTGAAGTTTTAGGCAGTCAGTTGTGTTGTGTACCAcacatccatccaaccattatctgtagccgcttatcctgtacagggtcgcaggcaagctggagcctatcccagctgagtatgggcgagaggctgggtacaccctggacaagtcgccaggtcatcatagggctgacacatagagacaaacaactattcacagtcacattcacacctacagtcaatttagagccaccaattagcctaacctgcatgtctttggactacaggggaaaccggagcacccggaggaaacccatgcagacacggggagaacatgcaaactccacacagaaaggccctcgtcagctgctgggctcaaacccaggaccttcttgctgtgaggcgacagtgctaaccactatgccactgtgccgccaagatcaaaagatgaatacgagaaaatagatcagaatttcagctttcatttcatgatatttacatctagatgtgttgaaTCACTTAAAacatggtgccatttgtttgaacacatacatttttcaagtgatcaaaaatactGGAACGTGTGCCCTCTTAGATAGATTGTTTAAAAAAGTAAATAGTTCTAAATATCTACTCTTGGTTGAGGCCTAGGTTTCAACTGtaaagactgcatttgttgttaaaaaagtATAAACTAACACAAAGACCAGCTAGTTCTCTATGGGCAGAAAaacaagccattttgaagctgagaaaagagggaaaatttatcagagccattgcacaagcattgggcatagtcaatacaacaatttggaatgtcctgaaagaggaagaaaccactggtgtactaacaaccagacatcaAACAGGTCGGCCAAGGAGAACAACAGCACAGCAGTTGATGAAAAATGGAactgtgaaagaaaaaaaaccaaagacATCACCAATAACCCATACTGCTGGGGTGACGGTATCAGAATCCACTGTTCAAAGAAGACTTTGAGTGCAGAAATATAAAGGTCATACCATTAGATGCAGATCACGCATCAGCAGTAATAACTAGAAGGCCAGattggaattcacaaagaaatacagagatgaggtacaaaagttctggaaccaaaaTTAACCTCTACTACAGTGATGGAAAGGTCAACATGTggagaaaggatctgctcatgattcAAAACATACAAGGTCATAGGTCAAGCACGGTGGGGGTAGTGTCATAGTCTGGGCTTGCACGGCTGCCTCTGGAATAGACTCACTattctttattgatgatgtaactcatgatggtcaCAGCAGAATCAATTCAGAAGTCACAACATATCTGCCAATTTCCtgcttgatgcagttattgcaagcaaggaATATTAAACTAAATATTAAGTGTTATTTAGCCTAATGCTAGCTATGAAAGTGGCAAGTCAGCCAAACAGATTGGCTTTTTATAGATTGTTTAAATATCTACACATTAACTGATGTCTACAGTGCTAATGAATTTAGTGTATCATGAATGGGCTTGAAATCTAGGATTTTGTGGAACATATGAAGGTCAAGCTAGACTTCTTCATGCCTGGTTATAGATTTCAGCCACAGGCCTTTTCTAAATCCACAAAACACTGGATTAAGTTGTTCCTCAAAGTGCTCCTACCATTGCTCAACAATATCCCCTGTACAGGTCAACACTCTCCCACTTGCACATTACAATTTTTTGAAATGCATCGTAATTGTTTGGGATGCGCTAGTATCGTTGAGACAATCCCTGTGTCAGAAGTCacccactactcactatatagtggactgtacggtgagttcgccattttgtagcgctgtccgaatgcatagtgagaattattacaccctatatagtggattcatagtatcccacaatgcactgtgaaaagtagtgtgcaaccgatggtcactaaccaagcaatattaagttgcttggttagtgatcatcatgtattgcagtcgcgctgaaagggaaaaaaaagtgtgttgaggtgaatggacagaggaagacacacgttataaacggacattcaagtacaattaaaaacagcaagagaatagaaaaaaagctaaaatagaataagacataaaatacaagaataaaagttagagtacagagcaaggaattaaacaaaacctcaaatttgatttaataaaaggcagcggcaaagaagaaagtattcaaccttgatttaaaagaactgaaagatgcagcagacacaaagtactttgtatttattaatgtgggaaatacactcagtatgatatgtatttattatgttgaaaacccgtcagccgactgatctggcacgtttaattgtgcgacagtaatgacgaaaATAATGGTGCGGCAGAGAAGTGTCtggaagtgttttttcattttactaatgagctcagtcctctatatagaattccctagatagtgagtagggagtagcctagtgaacgagtgagtgatttcagacacagccaaTTATACCTTAACTGGTCTCACCTGCAACACATTAACCACCCACTTTAAATCCCATGTGGTGAGTTCTCTTTTCTTCTTTTGTCTTCTGTTTCTTTGAAAGGTTAGTTTTCTTTCTTGGACATGAGTAAGTCTAATTTTAAAGGGTCTTGAtgttatttttgatatttttaggTCAGTCACCTCTCTCAGAAGATGAGTAAATCAGAAAAACCTCTGTCAACGCTATGGGGTAGGTGGCTTGTtcttaatcccccccccccccccccccccccccatactgtGTGGCTATTCTCTAACATTTGGTAAGATATTTTTGCCTTGCTTTTAATCTAGGTTGTGAACTAAATGAGTTAAAGAAACAAGAGTTTTTCAAGACAGATGACACAAATCATCAGCACCAGCTTGCAATAAGAACAGTAAGCTCTATAACATGACCTGGTTTAGTATTGCGTGTTTTAAATGAAAAGTATATTCTCTTAAATCTCTCAGATGTGCTTGGGCCACACTGCAAAAGAGGAGTTTAACATTGTTGAACTGGTTACTGGTGAGGGTGATGATGCCAAAGGTGTACCAATTGCAACTCTACATGCCAAGTCAATGCCTACAGTAAGTGAACTCTTCCTTATCTTCTATTTTTGTGCTAATGACTTGCTTTTGAATTGCTACTCCCCAATGTTGGTTAGGTCAACTTCTCTGGCTTAGATTTGTATCCTCCTGTGACCTTTCGGCTGAAACATGGCTCGGGCCCAGTGTTTGTTGCTGCAGAACATGTAGCCTGTGAGTTTGTACTGGACTTAATGTTAAAATGCCTTTTTAAAGTTGAAAAGAAGCAGTGATTTgtctcttgattttttttttttttaataagtggAAGACTATTCAGATGAAGACATGAATGAGATGGAGGAAGAGGAGGTGGTGGAAGAGGAGGAAGACATTGAAGAGTCACCTGTGAAAGTTACAAAGATTGGTGCTggcaaagtaaggtcaaatttcAAATTGCATTACTTGGCTTTATTCATGCTGCTTCAAGTATTGACAgcagtctgtctcccccccccccccccccccccccaaagaggaaaaaaacagaaaagggtGAAGATGAGGGGTAAGCTCTAGATTTCTATTCTGTATTTAAATAACATTTCAACATGCTTTCTCACTAATCTAAATCTATAAAATAGTGATGCATCAGAAGATGAAAATAATCCTCCGAAAAAGGTACGACTAAAATGACTCAATTTTGCTTATCTAAAATTGAAGTTGACTGACAGCATTGTTCTTTCCACAGGGGAAAGGAAGGGGTAGAAAGCCATTGGCTGCAAAGGTTTGACCAAGCAAAAGTGAAGAAATGATGCCAGTTAAAGGACTTGCTTCAAAACACTGTATTCTGTAGTACTGTTCAATTATACTGAAGTTGTAATAAGGCCTTTTCAGGGTACAGATCTTGACTTGCTTATTTTGCATTCCAACTATGTCCTGgcttttaataataaaataaatggtgtTCCCCATTTGTCAGATATGGAGCAACTGAATTGAATGGACTTGAAGCTGTTTGTAGCAAGATGTTTGGCTGCACTTTACCACTTGGCATTCTTGTTCTAAATGAAACTTGCTTCAGATTG
Coding sequences within:
- the npm2b gene encoding nucleoplasmin-2b, whose amino-acid sequence is MSKSEKPLSTLWGCELNELKKQEFFKTDDTNHQHQLAIRTMCLGHTAKEEFNIVELVTGEGDDAKGVPIATLHAKSMPTVNFSGLDLYPPVTFRLKHGSGPVFVAAEHVALEDYSDEDMNEMEEEEVVEEEEDIEESPVKVTKIGAGKRKKTEKGEDEGDASEDENNPPKKGKGRGRKPLAAKV